From Toxorhynchites rutilus septentrionalis strain SRP chromosome 2, ASM2978413v1, whole genome shotgun sequence, a single genomic window includes:
- the LOC129764483 gene encoding cytochrome b-c1 complex subunit 7 gives MSYVARKGPKVVSALGRWAYNLSGFNQYGLHRDDCLYEDDDVKEAVRRLPEHLKDERNYRIMRALHLSLTKTILPKEQWTKYEEDVKYLEPYLEEVKRERDEINKWESNK, from the exons ATGTCCTACGTTGCCAGAAAAGGACCAAAAGTTGTTT CCGCTCTCGGACGATGGGCCTACAATCTGTCCGGTTTCAATCAGTACG GTTTGCACCGCGACGATTGTCTGTACGAGGATGACGACGTGAAGGAAGCGGTCCGCCGTCTGCCGGAACATTTGAAGGACGAACGCAACTACCGTATCATGCGCGCCCTGCATCTCTCCCTCACCAAAACCATCCTGCCGAAGGAGCAGTGGACGAAGTACGAGGAAGATGTTAAATATCTGGAACCATACCTGGAGGAAGTCAAGCGGGAGCGCGATGAGATTAACAAGTGGGAATCGAACAAGTAG